A single Tenacibaculum sp. Bg11-29 DNA region contains:
- a CDS encoding cobyrinate a,c-diamide synthase translates to MTKQLIISAPSSNAGKTTLTLGLLRLLKRKKNVVQPFKVGPDYIDPKFHELACGKTGVNLDLFMMSQNEIDTNLNFYGKDAQVNCIEGVMGLFDGAKKDKGSTAEMAKKLQTPVLLVIDAKAVAYSVAPLIQGFVNFDAAVKIMGVVFNRVGSERHYMMLQEACEDIGVHCFGYLANLKNIEIPSRHLGLNIQEIEKFDSVIDEIADALEKTIQWESILDASKKVNTTSITSKKTTLTKSIKFAVAKDEAFNFIYPHNINAMKQLGEVIFFSPIHDTEIPKCDFIFLPGGYPESHLKELSSNTSMLKSIKTFAENNGQIYAECGGMMYLGKSIISESNIAFKMVNYFDFESTIANKKLHLGYRTTKTNNHIFKGHEFHYSSLQNDNETTINATVLNARDGETDTKIHKKNKVIGSYIHHYFGRSEILLQLINELNNNV, encoded by the coding sequence TTGACTAAACAACTCATCATATCTGCTCCTAGTAGTAACGCTGGTAAAACAACCCTTACTTTAGGTTTATTGCGTTTATTAAAACGTAAAAAAAACGTTGTACAACCTTTTAAAGTAGGACCAGATTATATCGATCCAAAATTTCATGAATTGGCATGTGGTAAAACGGGAGTAAATCTCGATTTATTTATGATGTCGCAAAACGAGATCGATACTAACCTAAATTTTTACGGTAAAGACGCTCAAGTTAACTGTATTGAAGGTGTAATGGGCTTGTTTGATGGTGCAAAAAAAGACAAAGGTAGTACAGCTGAAATGGCTAAAAAACTACAAACTCCTGTTTTACTAGTAATTGATGCCAAAGCTGTTGCCTACTCTGTTGCGCCACTTATTCAAGGTTTTGTGAATTTTGATGCAGCTGTAAAAATAATGGGGGTTGTTTTTAATCGTGTAGGTTCTGAAAGACACTATATGATGTTACAAGAAGCTTGTGAGGATATTGGTGTACACTGTTTTGGATATTTAGCTAATTTAAAAAACATTGAAATTCCTTCAAGACATCTCGGATTAAACATTCAAGAAATTGAGAAATTTGATAGTGTTATTGATGAAATTGCAGATGCTTTAGAAAAAACCATACAATGGGAAAGTATTTTAGATGCTTCAAAGAAAGTTAATACAACTTCTATTACATCAAAAAAAACAACACTTACAAAAAGTATCAAATTTGCAGTAGCTAAAGATGAAGCCTTCAACTTTATATATCCTCATAATATAAATGCAATGAAACAACTGGGAGAAGTTATTTTCTTTAGCCCTATTCATGATACCGAAATTCCAAAATGTGATTTTATATTTCTTCCAGGAGGGTATCCTGAATCTCATTTAAAAGAACTTTCTTCTAATACCTCTATGTTAAAAAGCATCAAAACATTCGCTGAGAATAATGGTCAAATTTATGCAGAGTGTGGCGGAATGATGTATTTAGGAAAATCAATTATATCTGAAAGCAACATCGCTTTTAAAATGGTTAATTATTTTGATTTTGAATCGACTATAGCTAATAAAAAATTACATTTAGGCTATAGAACAACCAAAACAAATAACCACATTTTTAAAGGTCATGAGTTTCATTATTCTAGTTTACAAAATGATAATGAAACTACTATAAATGCAACAGTTTTAAATGCCAGAGATGGTGAAACTGACACTAAAATTCATAAAAAAAATAAGGTAATAGGTTCTTATATCCACCATTATTTTGGTAGATCAGAAATACTTTTACAATTGATTAACGAACTAAATAATAACGTATGA
- a CDS encoding cob(I)yrinic acid a,c-diamide adenosyltransferase, which yields MKIYTRKGDKGSTGVFGGKREFKNSARIECIGTLDEVNSTIGLMRSKLGNDHEWQPNLHRIQKDMMNMMSHLARPSDSKKVNPNPEPKDGAEFCEIWMDEMEDNISSPSDYFLLPGGNEISALCHVCRTQIRRGERHLVTLMQEDPECVHDYIMSYVNRMSDLFFTMARAEMDKHGVAEEKWNLFLYKRKKKPATK from the coding sequence ATGAAAATTTACACAAGAAAAGGAGACAAAGGTAGTACTGGCGTTTTTGGAGGAAAAAGAGAATTTAAAAACTCGGCACGAATTGAATGTATCGGAACTTTAGATGAGGTGAATTCAACCATAGGATTAATGCGCTCTAAACTAGGAAACGACCATGAATGGCAACCTAACCTACATCGTATTCAAAAAGATATGATGAATATGATGTCGCATTTAGCACGCCCATCTGATTCTAAAAAAGTAAATCCAAATCCTGAACCTAAAGACGGTGCTGAATTCTGTGAAATTTGGATGGATGAAATGGAGGATAATATTAGTTCTCCTTCAGATTATTTCTTACTACCAGGAGGAAACGAAATATCGGCACTTTGCCACGTTTGTAGAACACAAATACGAAGAGGAGAAAGACACTTAGTTACTTTAATGCAAGAAGACCCAGAATGTGTACATGACTATATTATGAGTTACGTAAACAGAATGTCTGACTTATTTTTTACCATGGCAAGAGCCGAAATGGATAAACATGGTGTTGCTGAAGAAAAATGGAATCTTTTCTTATACAAGAGAAAGAAGAAACCTGCTACCAAGTAA
- the cobW gene encoding cobalamin biosynthesis protein CobW: protein MNKKIPITIVTGFLGVGKTTLVHNMLKNANGKRIAVLVNEFGEVDVDGQLIASSDCGDDDCNLVQLPNGCICCTVQEEFLPSMLQLLERKHEIDHIVIETSGLSMPKPLVKAVNWPDLKPHITIDSVITVVDAVGIATGEICDRERVQAQRLADDSLDHETPIEELFLDQLACADLVLVSKRDLVNDEKFEEITKIITAKARPNTKIIPVENGTLDNSLLLGIEASAEDDVDNRHSIHEEHHKHGHHHHHNDDIKTILLEYAETTDIKTLVNDLKALVEKHEIYRIKGFVNIPNKPMRMVLQGVGSRFDYYFERPWSENEERKTKLVVIGKGIEGIKA, encoded by the coding sequence ATGAATAAGAAAATACCAATTACCATTGTAACCGGATTTTTAGGAGTAGGTAAAACTACTTTAGTACATAATATGCTAAAAAATGCCAACGGAAAGCGTATTGCTGTGTTGGTTAATGAATTTGGAGAAGTAGATGTAGATGGGCAATTAATTGCTTCTTCTGATTGTGGTGATGATGATTGTAATTTAGTACAACTGCCAAACGGATGTATTTGCTGTACAGTTCAAGAAGAGTTTTTACCATCTATGTTACAATTATTAGAACGTAAACACGAAATTGATCATATCGTTATTGAAACTTCAGGTTTATCAATGCCTAAACCTTTAGTAAAAGCTGTTAATTGGCCAGACTTAAAACCTCATATAACTATAGATTCAGTTATTACAGTAGTTGATGCTGTAGGAATTGCAACTGGTGAAATTTGTGACAGAGAACGTGTACAAGCACAACGTTTAGCTGATGATTCTTTAGACCATGAAACACCAATTGAGGAGTTATTTTTAGATCAATTAGCCTGTGCTGATTTAGTTTTAGTTAGCAAAAGAGATTTAGTTAACGATGAAAAATTTGAAGAGATAACTAAAATTATAACTGCTAAAGCAAGACCAAATACTAAAATTATACCTGTAGAAAACGGTACGTTAGATAATAGTTTATTGCTAGGTATTGAAGCTTCTGCAGAAGATGATGTAGATAATCGTCATTCAATTCACGAAGAGCACCATAAACATGGGCACCATCACCATCATAATGACGATATTAAAACTATTTTGTTAGAATATGCTGAAACAACAGATATCAAAACTTTAGTGAATGATTTAAAAGCACTTGTAGAAAAACACGAAATTTATAGAATTAAAGGTTTTGTAAACATTCCTAACAAACCAATGCGTATGGTTTTACAAGGTGTTGGGTCGCGTTTTGATTATTATTTTGAAAGACCTTGGAGTGAAAATGAAGAGCGTAAAACAAAATTAGTAGTTATTGGTAAAGGAATTGAAGGAATAAAGGCATAA
- a CDS encoding MFS transporter: MNKNIKYLLICSILIHSGANLLAPIYAIYIKKIGGNLIDAGIAIGIYAIFKGIFYFVLSKLDESKLSKRVMMFSGYIIMAIAYLSYTFANSPAHVFAIQIGLSLGETIINPSWSAVIASSLKKGKEHSIYANFFGYRSLFEGISAIVGGFFAMRFGFNVIFTIMFFLALSSGIIALLIDEKTILKKT, encoded by the coding sequence ATGAATAAAAATATCAAGTATTTACTGATATGTTCCATACTAATACATTCAGGAGCTAATTTATTAGCTCCTATCTACGCTATTTACATTAAAAAAATTGGAGGTAATTTAATAGATGCGGGTATTGCTATAGGTATTTACGCCATATTTAAGGGAATCTTTTATTTTGTATTAAGTAAACTGGATGAATCTAAATTAAGCAAACGAGTAATGATGTTTAGCGGGTATATTATCATGGCAATAGCTTATTTGTCATATACTTTTGCTAATAGTCCTGCTCATGTTTTTGCCATTCAGATTGGGCTTTCTTTAGGTGAAACTATTATTAACCCATCTTGGAGTGCTGTTATAGCTTCTTCATTAAAAAAAGGGAAAGAACATTCTATTTATGCTAATTTCTTTGGCTATCGCTCCCTTTTTGAAGGAATTTCTGCTATCGTTGGAGGTTTTTTTGCCATGAGGTTTGGTTTTAACGTAATCTTTACCATAATGTTTTTTTTAGCTTTAAGTTCTGGAATAATTGCACTTTTAATAGATGAAAAAACAATTCTTAAAAAAACATAA
- the cobN gene encoding cobaltochelatase subunit CobN translates to MHLISTIPGGWNPNDEGVFYIDQSPGDIVFLSSADSDLFMMNNAYKLVHNSVENAPSFRFANLSYFKQELTIDTYVDEVISSAKIVVLKLLGGKAYYNYLCEALTECCEENNIQLVFLPGDNKPDLELMQSSNIPLKDVDLIWKYIQSGGLENCKSALQLISNRITDIKVTPNPIKTIPDLFLYHPDKGIYNSSTLNKEKKQAIIFGYRSYYLSNNLAPVHSIIASLEAEGISAIALMAAGYREQDIQQQIFDLLKSHHIEKPQIIINTTGFSVQGFHDTTQSLFDVFNVPVIQAIMGSCNRESWLEGTFGLPPTDIAMNIALPEVDGKIISKVISFKEAIEKDTLTDSEVVSYVPNMEGCEFVAQMAKAWINLQQKNNSEKKIALVLPNYPNKNSRLANGVGLDTPQSTLQILAQLADENYSLADDYPKTTNELINKLTNAVTNDLETINTLNERHTIKLDAGIFYQYYNQLSAELREKVETQWGNPEKSPNYKEGHFLIPGFLSENIFVSIQPSRGYNLDLQASYHSPDLPPPPAYLAYYIWLQHHFKADALVHIGKHGNLEWLPGKSVALSKNTCFPAAILGPIPHFYPFIINDPGEGTQAKRRNQAIILDHLIPPMTRAENYGDLLKLELLIDEFYESALVDRKRASLIKTKIENLVNETHLKTDLNQDGKDIDALLEVIDGYLCELKESQIRGGLHILGKLPRQEKLVDLIVALHRLPQGNLKGITQCLADDLQLNFDPINVVYSDSFDKEIFGIHCRTYGQAVELLENKAKNIVSQLLAGNNVSKIGADTIQIIKYIQQHTVPVLQKTSNEIGNLIRGLNGQYVPAGGSGAPTRGRLDILPTGRNFYSVDVRTVPSETAYQLGQKSAQNIIDRYLQENGEYPTSIGLSVWGTSTMRTSGDDIAQALALIGVKPVWQGSNRRVKDFKVLSTLELKRPRVDVMLRISGFFRDAFPDLISLFNAAIEKVASLDETAEQNPIKKRFDEEKKQWIEEGLDDKQANERALYRVFGSKPGAYGAGLQGLIDGKNWTTSDDLAQAYINWSGYAYAGKNNSGKSAHETFKKRLANIEVVMQNQDNREHDILDSDDYYQFQGGMTAAVNTIKGSQPETYFGDHSRPDNPKVKSLKEELLKVFRSRVVNPKWMQGMREHGYKGAFEMAATMDYLFAYDATTNLIEDFMYEQITDTYLFDDENKAFIEEHNPWALKDMSERMLEAIQRGLWENPSEETKENLKEIYKNADAATE, encoded by the coding sequence ATGCATTTAATTTCTACCATACCAGGCGGCTGGAATCCTAACGATGAAGGAGTATTTTACATCGATCAATCTCCTGGGGATATTGTTTTTTTATCTTCAGCAGATTCTGATTTATTTATGATGAATAATGCCTACAAATTAGTTCATAATTCTGTAGAAAATGCACCTTCTTTTCGTTTTGCTAACCTTAGTTATTTTAAACAAGAGCTAACTATAGATACATATGTTGATGAGGTTATTTCATCAGCTAAAATTGTTGTTCTTAAACTTTTGGGTGGTAAAGCCTATTACAATTATTTATGTGAAGCACTCACTGAATGTTGTGAAGAAAACAATATTCAGTTAGTGTTTTTACCAGGTGATAATAAACCTGATTTAGAACTGATGCAGTCTTCTAACATTCCGTTAAAAGACGTTGATCTAATATGGAAATACATTCAATCTGGTGGTCTTGAAAATTGTAAATCGGCATTGCAATTAATTAGCAATAGAATTACCGATATAAAGGTAACTCCGAATCCGATTAAAACGATTCCCGATCTATTTTTATATCACCCTGATAAAGGTATTTATAATTCATCAACCTTAAATAAAGAAAAAAAACAAGCTATTATTTTTGGATATAGAAGTTATTATTTATCTAATAATTTAGCCCCAGTACATAGTATTATAGCTTCCTTAGAAGCAGAAGGAATTTCTGCAATTGCATTGATGGCTGCTGGATATCGTGAACAAGATATTCAACAACAAATTTTCGATTTACTTAAATCACATCACATTGAAAAACCGCAAATAATTATAAATACTACAGGTTTTAGTGTACAAGGGTTTCATGACACCACACAAAGTTTATTTGATGTATTTAACGTTCCTGTTATTCAAGCTATCATGGGAAGTTGTAATCGTGAAAGTTGGTTAGAAGGTACTTTCGGACTACCTCCTACCGATATTGCCATGAATATTGCTTTGCCTGAAGTGGATGGTAAAATTATATCTAAAGTAATATCCTTTAAAGAAGCTATAGAAAAAGATACTTTAACCGATTCTGAAGTAGTTTCTTACGTACCCAATATGGAAGGTTGCGAATTTGTTGCACAAATGGCAAAAGCTTGGATAAACCTACAACAGAAAAATAATTCAGAAAAGAAAATCGCTTTAGTTTTACCCAATTACCCTAATAAAAATAGTCGATTGGCAAATGGTGTTGGTTTAGATACGCCACAAAGCACCTTGCAAATATTAGCGCAATTAGCTGATGAAAATTATAGTTTAGCTGATGATTATCCTAAAACCACCAATGAGCTTATAAATAAATTAACCAATGCTGTTACCAACGATCTAGAAACGATAAATACCTTAAATGAAAGACATACCATCAAATTAGATGCTGGTATATTTTATCAGTATTACAATCAATTGTCTGCCGAACTTCGTGAGAAAGTAGAAACACAATGGGGAAACCCTGAAAAATCACCTAATTACAAAGAAGGGCATTTTTTAATTCCAGGGTTTCTTTCTGAAAATATATTTGTTAGTATTCAACCTAGTAGAGGTTATAATTTAGATTTACAAGCTAGCTATCACTCACCTGACTTACCTCCTCCTCCAGCTTATTTAGCCTATTATATTTGGTTACAACATCATTTTAAAGCAGATGCTTTAGTGCATATTGGTAAGCACGGAAATTTAGAATGGTTACCTGGAAAAAGTGTTGCCTTGAGTAAAAACACTTGTTTTCCTGCTGCTATTTTGGGTCCGATTCCTCATTTTTACCCTTTTATTATTAATGATCCAGGAGAAGGAACCCAAGCTAAAAGAAGAAATCAAGCTATTATATTAGACCATTTAATTCCGCCAATGACGAGAGCTGAAAATTATGGTGATTTACTAAAGCTAGAGCTTTTAATTGATGAATTTTACGAATCAGCTTTAGTTGATAGAAAACGTGCTTCACTTATTAAAACTAAAATTGAAAACCTGGTTAATGAAACACATCTTAAAACTGATTTAAATCAAGATGGAAAAGATATTGATGCATTATTAGAAGTAATTGACGGCTATTTATGTGAGTTAAAAGAGTCTCAAATTAGAGGGGGTTTACATATTTTAGGAAAATTACCCAGACAAGAAAAATTAGTCGATTTAATTGTTGCTTTACATCGTTTACCTCAAGGAAACTTAAAAGGGATTACACAATGTTTAGCGGATGATTTACAACTAAATTTCGACCCTATAAATGTGGTTTATTCTGATTCTTTTGACAAAGAGATTTTCGGTATTCATTGCAGAACCTACGGACAAGCAGTAGAATTACTGGAAAACAAAGCTAAAAATATCGTCAGTCAATTGTTAGCTGGTAATAACGTCAGTAAAATTGGTGCTGATACAATACAAATTATAAAATACATACAACAACATACGGTACCTGTTTTACAAAAAACAAGTAATGAAATTGGTAATTTAATTAGAGGATTAAATGGACAATATGTTCCTGCTGGTGGTTCTGGTGCTCCCACACGAGGACGTTTAGATATTTTACCTACAGGACGAAATTTTTATTCTGTTGATGTGCGTACTGTTCCTTCAGAAACTGCATATCAATTAGGTCAAAAGAGTGCGCAGAATATTATTGATCGTTATTTACAAGAAAACGGAGAATACCCTACTTCTATCGGTTTATCGGTTTGGGGAACTTCGACTATGCGAACTAGTGGTGATGATATTGCACAAGCTTTGGCATTAATTGGTGTAAAACCTGTTTGGCAAGGAAGCAACCGAAGAGTTAAAGATTTTAAAGTACTTTCTACGTTAGAACTTAAAAGACCTAGAGTTGATGTGATGCTCCGTATTTCTGGTTTTTTTAGAGATGCTTTTCCTGATTTAATTTCACTATTTAATGCTGCTATTGAAAAAGTAGCTTCACTAGATGAAACAGCTGAACAAAACCCTATAAAAAAGCGTTTTGATGAAGAAAAAAAGCAATGGATAGAAGAAGGTTTAGATGATAAACAAGCCAATGAAAGAGCTTTATACCGTGTATTCGGATCGAAACCGGGTGCTTATGGTGCAGGTTTACAAGGTTTAATTGACGGTAAAAACTGGACTACTTCTGATGATTTAGCACAAGCCTATATTAATTGGAGTGGTTATGCATATGCTGGTAAAAATAATAGTGGAAAATCGGCTCATGAAACCTTTAAAAAACGATTAGCGAATATTGAAGTGGTGATGCAGAACCAAGATAATAGAGAGCATGACATTTTAGATTCTGATGATTATTATCAATTTCAAGGTGGAATGACAGCCGCAGTGAACACCATAAAAGGATCGCAACCTGAAACTTATTTTGGAGATCATTCTCGCCCTGATAATCCGAAAGTAAAATCGTTAAAAGAAGAATTGTTAAAAGTATTCCGATCTCGAGTAGTAAATCCTAAATGGATGCAAGGTATGCGTGAACATGGTTATAAAGGTGCTTTTGAAATGGCTGCTACTATGGATTATTTATTTGCCTACGATGCTACTACTAATTTGATTGAAGATTTTATGTACGAACAAATTACCGATACTTATTTGTTTGATGATGAAAATAAAGCTTTCATTGAAGAACATAATCCTTGGGCTTTAAAAGATATGTCTGAACGTATGTTAGAGGCTATTCAAAGAGGTCTGTGGGAAAACCCATCCGAAGAAACAAAAGAAAACTTAAAAGAGATCTATAAAAATGCTGATGCCGCAACGGAGTAA
- a CDS encoding FAD binding domain-containing protein, protein MIQFILNNQIIKTSANAGITLLDFIREYQQLKGTKIGCREGDCGACTVLVGELKSNNIAYQSITSCISPLGNANGKHIVTIEGINLPKELNTVQKAMTENYATQCGFCTPGFVVSMTGFALESNKSTTCNDAISGNICRCTGYKSIEKAGFEIEEKLQQKDNNHQIEWLIKEGFIPNYFDTIPNKLKDLQPKIFEKTGIKIANGTDIYVRHADKMAEENIYLLADDTALKGILFSEGTCTLGANTTVTEIAESKKLQILFPKLKKFMKLISSEQIRNMGTIGGNFVNASPIGDMSIFFLALNSTLTIQKEDKTVRTIPLQEFHQNYKVYDLQENEILKSISFKVPQTDDSFNFEKVSKRTHLDIASVNSAGRIYIETNTITDAHFSVGGVAAIPKYLYKTNQYLIGKVINAETVKNAEAVLQSEISPISDVRGTSEYKRLLAKQLFFAHFIELFPSKIELEKLL, encoded by the coding sequence ATGATACAATTTATACTCAACAATCAGATTATCAAAACATCCGCAAATGCGGGTATTACTTTACTAGATTTTATTAGAGAATATCAACAATTAAAAGGAACAAAAATTGGCTGTCGCGAAGGTGATTGTGGAGCTTGTACTGTTTTAGTAGGAGAATTAAAAAGCAACAATATTGCCTATCAAAGCATAACTTCTTGTATTTCCCCTTTAGGAAATGCAAATGGAAAACATATCGTTACTATAGAAGGTATCAACTTACCAAAAGAACTAAATACAGTTCAAAAAGCAATGACAGAAAATTACGCAACTCAATGTGGGTTTTGTACTCCTGGTTTTGTAGTTTCTATGACAGGGTTTGCTTTAGAAAGCAATAAAAGCACCACTTGTAACGATGCTATTAGCGGGAATATATGTAGATGTACGGGTTATAAATCTATTGAAAAAGCAGGTTTTGAAATTGAAGAAAAACTACAACAAAAAGATAACAATCATCAAATTGAATGGTTGATAAAAGAAGGATTCATTCCTAATTATTTTGATACTATTCCAAATAAATTAAAAGATTTACAGCCTAAAATATTTGAAAAAACGGGAATTAAAATTGCCAACGGAACAGATATTTACGTACGTCATGCAGATAAGATGGCTGAAGAGAATATCTACTTATTAGCGGATGATACTGCGTTAAAAGGAATTTTATTCTCTGAAGGAACTTGTACATTAGGAGCAAACACAACTGTAACTGAAATTGCAGAAAGTAAAAAACTGCAAATATTGTTTCCAAAGTTAAAAAAATTTATGAAGTTAATTTCTTCTGAACAAATTAGAAATATGGGAACCATTGGTGGAAATTTTGTAAATGCTTCTCCTATTGGAGATATGTCTATTTTCTTTTTAGCCTTAAACTCAACCTTAACTATTCAAAAAGAAGATAAAACAGTACGAACAATTCCGCTTCAAGAGTTTCATCAAAATTATAAAGTCTACGATTTACAGGAAAACGAAATTTTAAAATCCATTTCTTTTAAAGTTCCTCAAACAGATGATTCTTTCAATTTTGAAAAAGTAAGTAAACGTACTCATTTAGATATTGCAAGTGTAAATTCGGCTGGAAGAATTTATATTGAAACCAATACAATTACTGATGCTCATTTTTCAGTTGGTGGTGTAGCTGCAATTCCTAAATATTTATATAAAACAAACCAATATTTAATTGGAAAAGTAATCAATGCTGAAACGGTAAAAAATGCTGAGGCTGTTTTACAATCAGAAATCTCTCCAATTAGTGATGTAAGGGGAACTTCTGAATACAAACGATTATTAGCTAAACAATTATTTTTTGCTCATTTCATAGAGTTGTTTCCTAGCAAAATTGAACTAGAAAAATTGCTCTAA
- a CDS encoding xanthine dehydrogenase molybdopterin binding subunit, with translation MKNIDSYTHVRGESLFVDDLILRQDALIGLCFDSPKAHGKIKSVDYSKAEALEGVVRIFTYKDVVGENQIGGIIPDEPLWAENEVHFWGQPIAFIVAKTEAIAKKARALITIDIEELPVITTAKEAKEKNSFINAPRSFKLGDSTNSFSECEYVFEGETFSNGQEHLYLETQGCYAVPLENGSIKLTSSTQGPTQVQKTAAKVLGIPMHKIEVDVIRLGGGFGGKEDQATPWAVMTAVAVQHLNCPVKYMLNRHDDLRMTGKRHPYSSFYKIGLTKGLKIKAFEVEFLQNSGAAADLSPAIAERTLFHATNSYFIPNVSTTVFSCKTNLPPNTAFRGFGGPQGMFVIESAIADAADKIGINRKEIQEVNLLVENDEFSYGQIATQVEAKNTWFTAKDKFDLEKSEQEITTFNKENKIYKKGISLMPITFGISFTNTPMNHARALIHIYQDGSVGVSTGAVEMGQSVNTKMLQVAQSILGISANKVKLETTNTTRVANTSPTAASSTADLNGKAVEMACNSLIERLTKVAAKMLSSEEKNISFQEDFVFIDDKKSSLSWEALIAQAMLERVALSENAHYATPIIHFDKSKEKGHPFAYHVYGTAITTVTLDCLRGTYEIDAVKIVHDFGKSINLGIDIGQIEGALAQGIGWMTMEEIAYNKDGRLLSNALSTYKVPDIFSAPKIVETIPVETKGNDMAIQKSKAVGEPPLMYGIGAYFAIQQAVKEFNPNYKLKFHSPFTPEKVLMGLYDK, from the coding sequence ATGAAAAACATAGATAGTTACACACACGTTCGAGGAGAATCGCTATTTGTAGATGATTTAATATTACGGCAAGATGCTTTAATTGGATTGTGTTTCGATTCACCAAAAGCACACGGAAAAATAAAATCAGTAGATTATTCTAAAGCAGAAGCACTTGAAGGAGTAGTAAGAATATTTACCTATAAAGATGTTGTAGGTGAAAATCAAATTGGAGGAATTATTCCTGACGAACCACTTTGGGCAGAAAATGAAGTCCATTTTTGGGGGCAACCAATCGCTTTTATCGTTGCAAAGACAGAAGCAATTGCTAAAAAAGCGAGAGCTTTAATCACTATTGATATTGAAGAGCTTCCTGTGATTACAACAGCAAAAGAAGCGAAAGAGAAAAACAGTTTTATAAATGCGCCACGTTCTTTTAAATTAGGGGATTCTACTAATTCATTCTCTGAATGTGAGTATGTTTTTGAAGGAGAAACTTTTTCTAACGGACAAGAGCATTTATATTTAGAAACTCAAGGATGCTATGCTGTTCCGTTAGAAAATGGAAGTATAAAATTAACTTCTTCTACACAAGGGCCAACACAAGTACAAAAAACTGCTGCCAAAGTATTAGGGATTCCTATGCACAAAATTGAAGTAGATGTTATTAGATTAGGAGGAGGTTTTGGTGGTAAAGAAGATCAGGCAACACCTTGGGCTGTTATGACTGCAGTTGCTGTACAACATTTAAACTGCCCTGTAAAATATATGTTAAACCGTCATGATGATTTACGAATGACGGGGAAACGTCATCCGTATTCTTCATTCTATAAAATAGGGTTGACAAAAGGATTAAAAATTAAAGCTTTTGAAGTAGAATTTTTACAAAATTCTGGTGCCGCTGCAGATTTATCTCCTGCTATTGCAGAACGAACATTATTTCATGCAACCAATAGTTATTTTATTCCGAATGTAAGTACCACTGTTTTTAGTTGTAAAACAAACTTACCTCCAAACACAGCTTTTCGTGGTTTTGGTGGACCACAAGGAATGTTTGTTATTGAAAGTGCGATTGCTGATGCAGCTGATAAAATAGGTATTAACAGAAAAGAAATACAAGAAGTAAATTTATTAGTTGAAAATGATGAATTTTCTTACGGTCAAATTGCAACACAAGTAGAAGCAAAAAATACTTGGTTTACTGCTAAAGACAAATTCGATTTAGAAAAATCAGAACAAGAGATTACTACTTTTAATAAAGAAAATAAAATCTATAAAAAAGGGATTTCGTTAATGCCAATTACTTTTGGAATTTCATTTACGAATACTCCTATGAATCATGCACGTGCACTGATTCATATTTATCAAGATGGAAGTGTTGGTGTTTCTACAGGAGCTGTAGAAATGGGGCAAAGTGTAAATACTAAAATGTTGCAAGTTGCACAATCAATTTTAGGAATTTCAGCAAATAAAGTAAAACTAGAAACCACTAATACTACACGTGTTGCCAACACCTCTCCTACTGCAGCAAGTTCTACTGCTGATTTAAATGGAAAAGCTGTTGAAATGGCTTGTAATTCTTTAATCGAAAGGTTAACCAAAGTAGCTGCTAAAATGCTTTCATCTGAAGAAAAAAATATTTCTTTTCAAGAAGATTTTGTTTTTATTGATGACAAAAAATCATCACTTTCTTGGGAAGCTTTAATTGCTCAAGCAATGTTAGAACGTGTTGCTTTATCTGAAAATGCGCATTATGCAACGCCAATTATTCATTTTGATAAATCTAAAGAAAAAGGGCATCCTTTTGCATATCATGTTTATGGTACAGCAATTACAACTGTAACGCTAGATTGTTTACGAGGAACCTACGAAATTGATGCTGTAAAAATAGTACATGATTTCGGGAAATCTATAAATTTAGGTATTGATATTGGTCAAATTGAAGGTGCTTTAGCACAAGGAATTGGGTGGATGACCATGGAAGAAATTGCTTATAATAAAGACGGACGATTATTATCGAATGCTTTGTCTACATACAAAGTACCAGATATTTTTTCAGCACCGAAAATAGTAGAAACGATCCCGGTAGAAACAAAAGGGAACGACATGGCAATTCAAAAATCTAAAGCTGTTGGCGAACCACCTTTAATGTATGGAATTGGTGCATACTTTGCCATTCAACAAGCTGTAAAAGAATTCAATCCGAATTATAAATTAAAATTCCATTCACCTTTTACTCCTGAAAAAGTATTAATGGGTTTATACGATAAATAA